In one Cervus elaphus chromosome 9, mCerEla1.1, whole genome shotgun sequence genomic region, the following are encoded:
- the LOC122700084 gene encoding 40S ribosomal protein S10-like, with protein sequence MAFPAPAPDTAAVAMLMPKKNRIAIYELLFKEGVMVAKKDVHMPKHPELADKNVPNLHVMKAMQSLKSRGYVKEQFAWRHFYWYLTNEGIQYLRDYLHLPPEIVPATLRRSRPETGRPRPKGLEGERPARLTRGEADRDTYRRSAVPPGADKKAEAGAGSATEFQFRGGFGRGRGQPPQ encoded by the coding sequence atgGCCTTTCCAGCGCCGGCCCCGGACACAGCAGCCGTCGCGATGTTGATGCCCAAAAAGAACCGGATTGCCATTTATGAACTCCTTTTTAAGGAGGGGGTGATGGTGGCCAAGAAGGATGTCCACATGCCCAAGCACCCGGAGCTGGCAGACAAGAATGTGCCCAATCTTCATGTCATGAAAGCCATGCAGTCTCTCAAGTCACGAGGCTACGTGAAGGAACAGTTTGCCTGGAGACACTTCTACTGGTACCTCACCAACGAGGGCATCCAGTATCTCCGCGATTACCTCCACCTGCCCCCTGAGATTGTGCCCGCCACCCTGCGCCGCAGCCGTCCGGAGACTGGCCGGCCACGGCCCAAAGGTCTGGAGGGAGAGCGACCTGCAAGACTCACGCGAGGGGAAGCCGACAGAGACACCTACAGACGAAGTGCCGTGCCCCCTGGTGCCGACAAGAAAGCCGAGGCTGGGGCTGGGTCAGCAACTGAGTTCCAGTTTAGAGGCGGATTTGGTCGTGGACGTGGTCAGCCACCTCAGTAA